One genomic region from Vitreimonas flagellata encodes:
- a CDS encoding TonB-dependent receptor, with protein MREKPFAAAALALGTLLPGMALAQDDAGEPEIVVTAPLEGSRIESLQGAEVLNRDAIVENLHGGLGDTLDSTPGIATTFFGAGASRPIIRGLGEDRVRVLQNGIGAIDASAASPDHAVTSDGLDAERIEVLRGSAALAYGGNAIGGVVNVIDQSIPMRAIDGMSFDGLAGYSSVDEGTQGAARLGFGAGDVALNLSASARETEPYDTPVGTALNQWTSVRSYAAGASLVRDWGFAGLAVKRTEDQYGLLPHDEDEPGGRIEMEQTRIESRGDFRIDVGPFDRLDYGVQHSDYEHTEFEGDGEAGTIFNSEGWEGRLEAHHGGNRLDGAIGVQFSDVDFGATGEEAFISATNTRDIGLFAVERYDLGGWGVEGGVRYEQREIDNATAGSRDFDNVSASAGVFVRPAQNWFLGATLARTERAPTAIELFADGPHLATESYEIGGADLSQETATSIEASARFNSGPLRFEVNLYRIEFSDYIALVERGDVWWLDEDTETSGFAPNESDPGIPVDAEIFPVFNFIQQDATFTGGELSAAARLFEMGGFAFTADAAYDLVRAEFDGGGHPPRIPPSTLTLGLEAENSIWKGRVEIVDTDSQNRLAAFETPTDGYTFLNAGLTFRPGGEASPWSLRVDGRNLTDEEGRVHSSFLKDELALPGRNVRFTVLASF; from the coding sequence ATGAGGGAGAAGCCCTTTGCGGCCGCGGCGCTGGCGCTCGGTACGCTGCTACCGGGCATGGCGTTGGCGCAGGATGATGCCGGCGAGCCGGAAATCGTGGTGACGGCGCCGCTGGAAGGCTCGCGGATCGAGAGCCTTCAGGGCGCGGAAGTTCTGAACCGCGACGCCATCGTTGAAAACCTGCATGGCGGCCTCGGCGACACCCTCGATTCCACCCCGGGCATCGCCACGACATTCTTCGGCGCCGGCGCCAGCCGCCCGATCATTCGCGGCCTCGGCGAGGACCGCGTCCGCGTGCTGCAAAACGGGATTGGCGCCATCGACGCCTCCGCCGCCTCCCCCGATCACGCGGTGACGTCCGACGGCTTGGACGCCGAACGCATCGAAGTGCTGCGCGGTTCAGCGGCGTTGGCCTATGGCGGCAACGCAATAGGCGGCGTCGTCAACGTGATCGATCAAAGCATTCCCATGCGCGCGATCGATGGCATGAGTTTTGACGGCCTCGCCGGTTATTCTTCGGTGGACGAAGGCACGCAAGGCGCCGCGCGTTTGGGTTTCGGCGCGGGCGATGTCGCACTCAATCTGAGCGCTTCGGCGCGCGAGACCGAGCCTTATGATACGCCGGTTGGCACAGCGCTCAATCAATGGACGAGCGTGCGCTCCTACGCTGCTGGCGCCTCACTCGTACGGGATTGGGGCTTTGCGGGTCTCGCCGTAAAGCGCACGGAAGATCAATACGGCCTGCTGCCGCACGATGAGGACGAACCTGGCGGCCGCATCGAGATGGAGCAGACGCGCATCGAGTCGCGCGGCGATTTTCGCATCGATGTCGGACCGTTCGATCGGCTCGATTACGGCGTGCAGCACTCGGATTACGAACACACTGAGTTCGAAGGCGACGGCGAAGCCGGCACAATCTTCAACAGCGAAGGCTGGGAAGGCCGGCTTGAAGCACACCACGGCGGCAATCGTCTCGATGGCGCGATCGGCGTGCAATTCAGCGACGTCGATTTCGGCGCGACCGGCGAAGAAGCCTTCATCAGCGCCACCAACACGCGCGATATCGGGCTCTTTGCGGTCGAACGCTACGATCTCGGCGGTTGGGGCGTTGAAGGCGGCGTGCGCTACGAACAACGCGAGATCGACAACGCGACCGCGGGTTCGCGCGATTTCGACAATGTGAGCGCGTCCGCCGGCGTGTTCGTGCGCCCAGCGCAGAATTGGTTCTTGGGCGCGACTTTGGCCCGCACGGAACGCGCGCCCACGGCCATCGAACTCTTTGCCGACGGCCCGCACTTGGCGACCGAGAGTTATGAAATCGGCGGCGCCGATCTCAGCCAAGAGACGGCAACATCGATCGAAGCATCGGCGCGGTTCAACAGCGGCCCGCTGCGGTTCGAAGTGAATCTCTACCGGATCGAATTCTCGGATTACATCGCACTCGTCGAACGCGGCGATGTCTGGTGGCTTGACGAAGACACCGAGACAAGCGGCTTCGCACCGAACGAGTCCGATCCCGGCATTCCTGTCGACGCCGAGATCTTCCCGGTGTTCAATTTCATCCAACAGGACGCGACATTCACGGGCGGCGAATTATCAGCGGCCGCGCGCTTGTTCGAGATGGGCGGCTTCGCGTTCACAGCTGACGCTGCATACGACCTGGTGCGTGCGGAGTTTGACGGCGGCGGTCACCCACCACGCATTCCGCCATCGACACTGACGCTAGGTCTTGAAGCGGAGAACTCCATCTGGAAGGGCCGCGTCGAGATTGTCGACACGGACAGCCAAAACCGACTCGCGGCGTTCGAAACGCCAACGGATGGCTACACCTTCTTGAATGCCGGCCTCACGTTCCGTCCGGGCGGCGAGGCGAGCCCGTGGTCGCTGCGCGTCGATGGCCGCAATCTCACCGACGAAGAAGGCCGCGTGCATTCCTCGTTCTTGAAAGACGAATTGGCTCTCCCCGGCCGCAACGTGCGCTTCACGGTGTTGGCCAGCTTCTAA
- a CDS encoding OmpA family protein, which yields MLSKLKRTAALAALLVSATIAGKAHATEGWYGRADVGYSVDAAVELDGGDLDLEDNWSGHLGLGYGFQNGFRGEAELGYRNNDFEDFDGDATATSLMANLYYDFNRGGQWQPYLGIGVGAAQVEVEGVAGPLSFDDDDTVLAYQGLAGVAFQVSERLALDVGYRYFVAPDVGVSGVLDLEDEPIPFSADGDYVHQAVTVGLRWQFGAAAAPPPPPPPPPPPPPPPPPPVACPAAEFVVYFEWDRSNLNQAALETIDAAVARARQCNVAGVVVVGHTDTSGSNTYNQGLSERRASVVRDALTARGIAAGAITSQARGETDLARATRDGVREPLNRRTAVTISFR from the coding sequence ATGCTTTCAAAATTGAAGCGTACGGCGGCGCTTGCCGCTCTACTCGTGTCCGCGACCATCGCGGGTAAAGCCCATGCGACCGAGGGCTGGTATGGCCGCGCCGACGTTGGCTATTCGGTTGATGCTGCGGTCGAACTCGACGGCGGCGATCTGGACCTGGAAGACAATTGGTCCGGCCACCTTGGGCTGGGCTATGGCTTCCAGAATGGCTTCCGCGGCGAAGCCGAGCTTGGCTACCGCAACAACGATTTCGAGGATTTCGACGGCGACGCCACCGCCACCTCGCTGATGGCGAACCTCTATTATGACTTCAATCGCGGCGGCCAATGGCAACCCTATCTCGGGATTGGCGTAGGCGCGGCGCAGGTGGAGGTCGAAGGCGTCGCCGGGCCGTTGTCTTTCGACGACGACGACACCGTGCTCGCTTACCAAGGGCTCGCGGGCGTGGCGTTCCAAGTCTCCGAGCGTTTGGCGCTGGACGTCGGCTATCGTTATTTCGTCGCGCCCGATGTGGGCGTCAGCGGCGTTCTCGATCTGGAAGATGAGCCGATCCCGTTCAGTGCAGACGGCGACTACGTGCACCAAGCCGTGACGGTTGGTCTGCGTTGGCAATTCGGCGCTGCTGCTGCGCCGCCGCCACCGCCTCCGCCGCCACCCCCGCCGCCTCCGCCCCCGCCGCCGCCTGTGGCGTGCCCGGCGGCTGAGTTCGTGGTGTATTTCGAGTGGGATCGCTCGAACCTCAACCAAGCGGCGCTCGAGACCATCGATGCGGCTGTCGCGCGTGCGCGCCAGTGCAACGTCGCGGGCGTGGTTGTTGTCGGCCACACCGATACGTCGGGTTCGAACACCTACAACCAAGGTCTGTCGGAGCGTCGTGCTTCAGTGGTGCGTGATGCGCTCACCGCACGCGGCATCGCCGCTGGCGCGATCACCAGCCAAGCGCGCGGTGAAACGGATCTCGCACGCGCCACACGTGACGGCGTCCGCGAACCGCTCAACCGCCGTACGGCAGTGACGATCAGCTTCCGCTAA
- a CDS encoding 2-hydroxyacid dehydrogenase: protein MSGKKLKVVVTRRLPDPVETRLRELFDAELNVEDKPFTAEDLAAAVARADVLVPTVTDRVDGRVLSRAGEQLRLIAQFGAGVDNIDVATAVQRGITVTNTPGVLTEDTADMTMALILAVPRRMVEGVKVVERDEFHGWSPTWMMGRRIWGKRLGIIGMGRIGQAVARRAKAFGLQIHYHNRRKVAAHIEQELEATYWDSLDQMLSRMDIVSVNCPHTPATYHLLSSRRLALLKPHAYIVNTARGEVIDEGALARMLEKGELAGAGLDVFEHEPAINPKLKKLQNVVLLPHMGSGTIEGRIDMGEKVIINIKTFADGHKPPDRVIPAML, encoded by the coding sequence ATGTCCGGAAAAAAGCTCAAAGTCGTCGTCACCCGCCGCCTCCCCGATCCCGTGGAGACGCGCCTGCGTGAATTGTTCGACGCTGAGCTGAACGTCGAAGACAAGCCCTTCACCGCCGAAGACTTGGCAGCCGCCGTGGCGCGCGCTGACGTTCTGGTGCCGACCGTGACCGACCGCGTGGATGGTCGCGTGCTGTCGCGCGCGGGCGAACAATTGCGCCTGATCGCGCAATTCGGCGCCGGCGTGGACAATATCGACGTCGCAACCGCTGTGCAGCGCGGCATCACCGTGACGAACACGCCAGGCGTTTTGACCGAGGACACCGCCGATATGACGATGGCGCTGATCCTCGCCGTGCCGCGCCGCATGGTCGAAGGTGTGAAGGTCGTCGAGCGTGATGAATTCCACGGTTGGTCGCCGACGTGGATGATGGGCCGCCGCATCTGGGGCAAGCGCCTCGGCATTATTGGCATGGGCCGAATCGGCCAAGCGGTCGCGCGCCGCGCCAAAGCGTTTGGTCTGCAAATCCACTATCACAACCGCCGCAAAGTGGCGGCGCATATAGAGCAAGAACTCGAAGCGACGTACTGGGATAGCCTCGATCAGATGTTGTCGCGCATGGATATCGTGTCGGTGAATTGCCCGCACACGCCGGCGACGTACCATCTGCTGTCGTCGCGCCGCTTGGCGCTGCTTAAGCCGCACGCTTACATCGTCAACACCGCGCGCGGCGAAGTGATTGACGAAGGCGCGCTTGCGCGCATGCTGGAGAAGGGCGAACTCGCTGGCGCCGGCCTCGACGTGTTCGAGCACGAACCTGCGATCAATCCGAAGCTCAAGAAGCTGCAAAACGTCGTACTGCTGCCGCACATGGGTTCGGGCACGATCGAAGGCCGCATCGATATGGGCGAGAAGGTCATCATCAACATCAAGACCTTCGCCGACGGCCACAAACCGCCGGATCGCGTCATTCCCGCGATGCTCTAA
- a CDS encoding SH3 domain-containing protein, with protein MRRGIMAAFVAASALLSLNAASASDTPAVGPDSNLPVPRFVSLRTEGANGRRGPGLEHQVEWVYERAGLPLQVTGESGPWRRVVDPDGDQVWIHAQNLEQRRTAYVREAVALRRNAREGAQIVAYLSPGVVTGFTGCDGEWRRLTVGGRIGWVEADAVWGTDCGAPLS; from the coding sequence ATGCGCCGTGGGATCATGGCCGCGTTTGTGGCGGCTTCCGCTCTGCTTTCATTGAACGCCGCGTCGGCCAGCGACACGCCCGCTGTCGGCCCGGATTCGAATCTGCCTGTGCCGCGGTTCGTCAGCCTGCGCACTGAGGGCGCGAATGGACGCCGCGGCCCTGGCCTCGAACACCAAGTTGAATGGGTCTATGAGCGCGCCGGCTTGCCATTGCAGGTGACGGGCGAAAGCGGGCCATGGCGTCGCGTGGTCGATCCCGATGGCGATCAAGTCTGGATACATGCACAGAACTTGGAACAGCGGCGTACGGCCTATGTACGAGAAGCGGTAGCGTTGCGCCGTAACGCACGCGAGGGCGCCCAAATCGTCGCCTACCTCTCGCCGGGCGTGGTGACGGGCTTCACCGGCTGCGATGGCGAGTGGCGACGGCTGACCGTCGGCGGCCGCATTGGCTGGGTCGAAGCCGACGCTGTCTGGGGCACGGATTGCGGCGCGCCGCTCAGCTAA
- a CDS encoding DUF4440 domain-containing protein yields the protein MERQLSATAQEQGLGGALATVMDPNAGISIRPGVTYTAADVAQGLAPPANAGPMYWQPDRVHVSSSGDMGMTSGRYVQVITGTEAVQGRYLVVWRRDAGGDWKALTETRIPDPPRAAPRRR from the coding sequence CTGGAGCGGCAATTATCCGCGACCGCACAAGAACAAGGGCTTGGCGGCGCGTTGGCAACGGTGATGGATCCGAACGCCGGCATCTCGATCCGACCTGGTGTCACTTATACGGCGGCGGACGTCGCCCAAGGGCTCGCCCCGCCCGCCAACGCGGGGCCGATGTATTGGCAACCGGATCGCGTGCACGTGTCTTCGTCTGGCGACATGGGCATGACCAGCGGTCGCTATGTGCAGGTGATCACCGGCACGGAGGCGGTTCAGGGGCGGTATCTCGTGGTGTGGCGGCGCGATGCGGGCGGCGATTGGAAAGCGCTGACAGAAACGCGCATTCCCGATCCGCCACGCGCCGCACCACGCCGCCGGTAA
- the fabA gene encoding bifunctional 3-hydroxydecanoyl-ACP dehydratase/trans-2-decenoyl-ACP isomerase, with translation MASEPSRPSSFSYEDLIASGEGRLHGPGNAQLPLPPMLMFDRITRATAEGGDHGKGVMIAEFDITPDRWFFECHFRGDPVMPGCLGLDAMWQLTGFFMAWAGSPGRGRALGVGELEFRGQITPKTKLVTYEIHPKRVIQRKLHMIVADGITKADGVTIYTARDLKVGLFSPEQLEAQMK, from the coding sequence ATGGCGTCCGAGCCCAGCCGGCCCTCCTCTTTCAGCTATGAAGACCTGATCGCCTCCGGCGAAGGGCGCCTGCACGGCCCAGGCAATGCGCAATTGCCGCTGCCGCCGATGTTGATGTTCGACCGCATCACAAGGGCCACTGCCGAGGGCGGCGACCACGGCAAGGGGGTGATGATCGCCGAGTTCGACATCACACCGGATCGCTGGTTCTTCGAATGCCATTTCCGCGGCGACCCGGTTATGCCCGGCTGCCTCGGCCTCGACGCGATGTGGCAGCTCACCGGCTTCTTTATGGCCTGGGCCGGTTCGCCCGGACGCGGCCGCGCGCTCGGCGTCGGTGAACTTGAATTCCGTGGCCAGATCACGCCGAAGACCAAGCTCGTCACCTACGAAATCCATCCCAAGCGCGTCATCCAGCGCAAGCTGCATATGATCGTGGCGGACGGGATCACGAAAGCCGATGGCGTCACCATCTATACGGCCAGGGATCTTAAGGTCGGGCTGTTCTCACCGGAACAACTCGAAGCGCAGATGAAGTAA
- the fabB gene encoding beta-ketoacyl-ACP synthase I — protein MRRVVVTGMGIVSSIGNNTQEVLASLREAKSGISAAPEYAEKGFRSLVHGQPRVKPEEVVDKRNMRFMGEGSGWNFIAMEQAIADAGLTPEEVSNPRTGIIMGSGGPSARAIVAAADTAREKGAKRVGPFAVPKAMSSTASATLATPFEIKGINYSISSACATSAHCIGDAYEHIQNGKQDIMFAGGSEELDWTLSVLFDAMGAMSSKYNDTPDKASRAYDKNRDGFVIAGGAGVLVLEEYQRAKKRGAKIYAEVAGYGATSDGHDMVAPSGEGAARCMKMAMRYLDRPVDYLNTHGTSTPVGDLKEMEAVREVFGAKPPLISSTKSLTGHSLGAAGVQEAIYSILMLNNGFACESAHIEELDPAFEDLPILRKREDRELNCVLSNSFGFGGTNATLAFTRVAA, from the coding sequence ATGCGTCGCGTCGTCGTCACGGGCATGGGGATCGTTTCCTCGATCGGCAACAATACGCAAGAAGTGCTGGCCAGCCTTCGCGAAGCGAAGAGCGGCATCAGCGCGGCGCCGGAATATGCCGAGAAGGGCTTCCGCTCTCTCGTCCACGGCCAGCCGCGCGTGAAGCCGGAAGAGGTCGTCGATAAACGTAACATGCGTTTCATGGGCGAAGGCTCGGGCTGGAATTTCATCGCGATGGAGCAAGCCATCGCCGACGCAGGCCTGACGCCGGAAGAAGTCTCCAACCCGCGCACGGGCATCATCATGGGCTCCGGCGGCCCCTCCGCGCGCGCGATCGTCGCCGCCGCAGACACCGCCCGCGAAAAAGGCGCCAAGCGCGTTGGGCCCTTCGCCGTGCCGAAAGCGATGAGTTCCACCGCGAGCGCCACGTTGGCGACGCCGTTCGAGATCAAGGGCATCAATTATTCGATCAGCTCTGCCTGCGCGACCAGCGCGCACTGCATCGGCGACGCCTACGAGCACATCCAAAACGGCAAACAGGACATCATGTTCGCCGGCGGCAGCGAAGAGCTGGATTGGACGCTGTCCGTATTGTTCGACGCGATGGGCGCGATGAGCAGCAAATATAACGACACGCCCGACAAAGCCTCGCGCGCCTACGACAAGAACCGCGACGGCTTCGTCATCGCCGGCGGCGCGGGCGTGCTGGTGCTTGAAGAATACCAACGCGCCAAGAAGCGCGGCGCCAAGATTTACGCCGAAGTCGCTGGCTATGGCGCGACGAGCGACGGGCACGACATGGTCGCCCCATCAGGCGAAGGTGCTGCGCGCTGCATGAAAATGGCGATGCGCTACCTTGATCGTCCGGTCGATTATCTCAACACGCACGGCACGTCGACGCCGGTTGGCGATCTCAAAGAGATGGAAGCGGTGCGCGAAGTGTTCGGCGCCAAGCCGCCGCTGATCTCGAGCACCAAGTCGCTCACCGGCCACTCGCTTGGCGCGGCCGGCGTGCAGGAAGCGATCTATTCGATCCTCATGCTCAACAATGGCTTCGCCTGCGAGAGCGCGCACATCGAAGAGCTCGATCCGGCGTTTGAGGATCTGCCGATCCTGCGCAAGCGCGAGGACCGCGAGCTGAATTGCGTGCTCTCGAATTCGTTCGGCTTTGGCGGCACCAACGCCACCCTCGCCTTCACGCGCGTGGCGGCTTAG
- a CDS encoding DUF2218 domain-containing protein, with translation MHTIVTDIATNEASRYLQQLCKHFGHRFDATFTPTEGRVPFPTGVCTLQAGANVLALRLDAESEAEAERLSGVVINHLQRFAFRAPLVVPGWRAA, from the coding sequence ATGCACACCATTGTCACAGACATCGCCACCAACGAGGCCAGCCGATACCTGCAGCAGCTCTGCAAGCATTTCGGCCACCGCTTCGACGCGACATTCACGCCAACGGAAGGTCGCGTGCCGTTTCCAACGGGTGTCTGCACTCTGCAAGCTGGCGCAAACGTCTTGGCGCTTCGCCTCGATGCCGAAAGCGAAGCTGAGGCCGAGCGCCTCTCCGGCGTTGTCATCAATCACCTGCAGCGCTTCGCCTTCCGCGCGCCGCTTGTCGTGCCGGGCTGGCGCGCCGCCTGA
- a CDS encoding PadR family transcriptional regulator, translated as MYHRHLKRQRCMRGPRHGEGFGHDHERGHWGRRGHRHGGGLRRMFDHGDLKFVVLALIAEQPRHGYEIIKEIEHRVGGAYAPSPGVIYPLLTMLEEMGLAQLSASEGAKKLYAITEQGQAELASNKANVDALFARIASARETFSSGRSPQIVRAMENLKVALRLRMERGPLTEAQLQDVAAAIDAAAQAIERS; from the coding sequence ATGTACCATCGACATCTGAAGCGCCAGCGCTGCATGCGCGGTCCCCGGCATGGCGAGGGCTTCGGCCATGACCACGAGCGCGGCCATTGGGGCAGGCGGGGTCATCGCCACGGCGGCGGCCTGCGCCGCATGTTCGACCACGGCGACCTCAAATTCGTGGTTCTGGCGCTCATCGCTGAACAGCCCCGCCACGGCTACGAGATCATCAAGGAGATCGAACACCGCGTTGGCGGCGCCTATGCGCCGAGCCCGGGCGTGATCTACCCGCTGCTGACCATGCTCGAAGAAATGGGCCTCGCCCAACTCAGCGCCAGCGAAGGCGCCAAGAAGCTCTACGCCATCACCGAGCAGGGCCAAGCCGAACTCGCGTCGAACAAGGCCAATGTCGACGCACTCTTCGCCCGCATCGCTTCAGCGCGTGAGACCTTCTCCAGCGGCCGCTCACCGCAAATCGTGCGCGCCATGGAAAACCTCAAAGTCGCGCTGCGCCTGCGCATGGAGCGCGGTCCGCTCACGGAAGCGCAATTGCAGGACGTCGCCGCCGCCATCGACGCCGCCGCCCAAGCGATCGAGCGGAGCTAA
- a CDS encoding enoyl-ACP reductase FabI translates to MADEWVFPKGELMAGKRGLVMGVANDKSIAWGIAQQLAAQGAELAFTYQGEALEKRIKPLAESVGSKIVLECDATNDAHLDAVFAELEKKWGKLDFLVHSIAFSDKNELKGSFIENTSRENFLRSMDISAFSFVAAGKRAAKLMERGGSMLTLTYLGAERVLPSYNVMGVAKAALEACTRYMARDLGPEGKRVNAISAGAMRTLAIAGIQGGRGLISTGREWSVMKEDTSMEGIAGCALWLLSDLGRSTTGEVVHVDAGFHIVGVPDTGGE, encoded by the coding sequence ATGGCCGACGAGTGGGTGTTTCCGAAGGGCGAATTGATGGCCGGCAAGCGCGGCCTGGTCATGGGCGTCGCCAATGACAAATCCATCGCCTGGGGCATCGCCCAGCAGCTCGCGGCGCAAGGCGCGGAGTTGGCCTTCACCTATCAGGGCGAAGCGCTCGAAAAGCGTATCAAGCCGCTGGCGGAAAGCGTCGGCTCGAAGATCGTGCTCGAATGCGACGCCACCAATGATGCGCATCTCGATGCGGTGTTCGCCGAACTTGAAAAGAAATGGGGCAAGCTCGACTTCCTCGTTCACTCGATCGCCTTCTCCGACAAGAACGAGCTCAAGGGCTCGTTCATTGAAAACACGTCGCGCGAGAATTTCCTGCGCTCGATGGACATTTCCGCATTCTCGTTCGTCGCCGCCGGCAAGCGCGCGGCGAAGCTGATGGAGCGCGGCGGCTCGATGCTCACGCTCACCTATCTCGGCGCCGAGCGCGTGCTGCCGAGCTATAATGTGATGGGCGTGGCGAAGGCCGCACTCGAAGCCTGCACGCGCTACATGGCGCGCGATCTCGGGCCCGAGGGCAAGCGCGTCAACGCGATCAGCGCCGGCGCCATGCGCACGCTCGCCATCGCTGGCATCCAAGGCGGTCGCGGTTTGATCAGCACTGGCCGGGAATGGTCGGTGATGAAGGAAGACACCAGCATGGAAGGCATCGCCGGCTGCGCGCTTTGGCTGCTGAGCGATCTCGGACGCTCGACCACGGGCGAAGTCGTGCACGTCGACGCGGGTTTCCACATCGTCGGCGTGCCGGATACGGGCGGGGAATAA
- a CDS encoding sigma-70 family RNA polymerase sigma factor, which produces MSDLDAFEPLRGRLTGLAYRMLGSRADADDMVQDAFLRWSTADRAAVEHAEAYLVRVVTRLCLDRLKSAQARREVYVGPWLPEPVLDAEALSPARHTELADDLSFALLLALDRLSPSERAAFLLHDVFDAPFSEIAATLDKSEAACRQLAARARKAVREARPAPAPMPEHERLLAAFAQAAISGDLTALKTVLAEDAVLLSDGGGRKVAALNPIRGADNIARFIASIVRKLGETKAQTGAQVARVNGAPALMLYLNGELDQVQMIAAENGRIGALYLVRNPEKLMALH; this is translated from the coding sequence GTGAGCGATCTCGATGCTTTTGAGCCGCTGCGCGGGCGCCTGACGGGCCTCGCCTATCGCATGCTGGGCAGCCGGGCCGACGCGGACGACATGGTGCAGGATGCGTTCCTGCGCTGGTCGACCGCCGATCGCGCGGCGGTGGAGCATGCGGAAGCGTATCTCGTGCGCGTGGTCACGCGGCTTTGCCTCGACCGGCTGAAGAGCGCGCAGGCGCGGCGTGAGGTTTATGTCGGTCCCTGGCTGCCGGAGCCGGTGCTGGACGCCGAGGCGCTCTCGCCGGCGCGGCATACTGAATTGGCGGACGATCTTTCGTTTGCATTGTTGCTGGCGCTGGATCGTTTGTCGCCGAGCGAGCGGGCGGCGTTTCTGCTGCACGACGTGTTCGATGCGCCCTTCTCCGAAATCGCGGCGACGCTCGATAAGAGCGAGGCGGCGTGCCGGCAACTTGCGGCGCGGGCGCGCAAGGCGGTGCGTGAAGCGCGGCCGGCGCCCGCGCCGATGCCGGAGCACGAGCGGCTGCTCGCTGCGTTCGCGCAAGCGGCGATCAGCGGTGATCTGACGGCGCTGAAAACAGTGCTTGCCGAAGACGCCGTGCTGTTGAGCGATGGCGGCGGGCGCAAGGTCGCGGCGCTCAATCCGATACGCGGCGCGGACAACATTGCGCGCTTCATCGCGAGCATTGTGCGCAAGCTCGGCGAAACCAAAGCGCAGACCGGCGCGCAGGTCGCGCGCGTGAACGGCGCACCGGCTTTGATGCTGTATCTCAATGGCGAGTTGGATCAGGTGCAGATGATCGCGGCTGAAAACGGCCGCATCGGTGCGCTCTATCTAGTGCGCAATCCTGAGAAGCTGATGGCGCTGCACTAG